In Gossypium arboreum isolate Shixiya-1 chromosome 5, ASM2569848v2, whole genome shotgun sequence, a single genomic region encodes these proteins:
- the LOC108484748 gene encoding uncharacterized protein LOC108484748, with amino-acid sequence MTAAYPSYRSPFGDTTLTKVFVGGLAWETPTDDMRRYFEQFGEILEAVIITDKITGKSKGYGFVTFRDPESARKACVDPNPIINGRRANCNIASLGRPTPSPPRGSIQGSNPYQVVGQQGAPSYSGVAAPLPPPPPPAPVFYAPYGYTTYGPEYGYHQAVYNPQIQQPQYYHQLYGSSSSSSMGSPYYYGYCLQPPRGTFSAQRFHGPSYLYYPTPMEGSSTNPPPPPFPSSSDSQTQQHTTTETEGGVTTSESPKP; translated from the exons ATGACGGCTGCTTATCCATCTTACCGATCACCATTCGGTGACACGACGTTGACGAAAGTGTTTGTTGGAGGATTGGCTTGGGAGACACCCACCGATGACATGCGTAGGTATTTTGAACAGTTTGGAGAGATTCTTGAAGCTGTTATCATCACTGATAAAATAACTGGGAAATCTAAAGGATATGGCTTT GTTACTTTTCGTGATCCAGAATCAGCTAGGAAAGCTTGTGTTGATCCAAACCCTATAATCAATGGAAGAAGAGCAAATTGTAACATTGCGTCACTTGGAAGGCCTACACCTTCACCTCCACGAG GAAGCATTCAAGGTAGCAATCCTTATCAGGTTGTTGGACAGCAAGGTGCACCATCTTATAGTGGAGTTGCAGCACCACTGCCACCACCTCCACCTCCGGCTCCGGTCTTTTATGCACCATACGG GTACACAACTTACGGTCCTGAATATGGGTATCACCAA GCTGTCTATAATCCACAAATTCAGCAGCCACAATACTATCATCAACTTTAtggatcatcatcatcatcatcaatgggCTCCCCATATTATTATGGGTATTGTCTGCAACCTCCAAGAGGGACATTTTCTGCACAACGCTTCCATGGACCTTCCTATCTTTACTATCCTACTCCAATGGAGGGGTCCTCCACCAATCCTCCTCCCCCACCCTTTCCCTCTTCCTCAG ATTCTCAGACTCAACAACATACCACAACAGAAACAGAAGGTGGTGTCACTACATCTGAAAGTCCAAAACCCTAA